One Brassica oleracea var. oleracea cultivar TO1000 chromosome C7, BOL, whole genome shotgun sequence genomic window carries:
- the LOC106302506 gene encoding uncharacterized protein LOC106302506 has product MEGNNFSKLVTVPVALKGGSNYLVWSRLVKTAIGRLGLWSHITDDGPKPVANETEEGSLDVPLLEAYSYCKTPKHLWETLLKTFGNVSNIIRVFELKRAINSMKQDGGELTKHRKVWIIMDVIKYIMRSHNLPFMEEVCVQLQKEEGSLGLFGGKGELTMAHQAEGIQANKAAYRSSGRKYENLDESYVPRSYEEAMLIQEWRDSVNGEADAMIRNDTWYESELPKGKRAVSCKWIFTIKYLPNGKIDRRKTRLVATDSTILMAAYRSSGRNYEKYEGSCEHCKRTGHKKSECWILHPHLRPRGSNRDREAKAHLSAEANGAGHTFKDHPAQHGILHQTSCPYTPQQNGVAERKNRHLMELARSMMFHKSVPKRFWSDAVMTACYLINRIPTRILEDQSPFEGYKCFDPTARRVLVSRDVKFMEDKWYYEEKNWEELEELSQPSDRAASLRNILDELDIGVSQDQSRREKPTQVAAEEPSHFEHEGGSESEAEGLKDQGSEEAGGLEDQGSDSPEAGEEIQIQEEAVEEQVEVPLRRITQVRRDSYEWANTRNWVNTRVLYNAQAAEHPSQAVCFFAELSEEHYSFMESLDESYVPRSYEEAMLIQEWRDSVNDEADAMIRNDTWYESVMGRLIGVRQVW; this is encoded by the exons ATGGAGGGAAACAACTTCAGCAAGCTAGTTACTGTCCCAGTTGCGTTGAAAGGTGGTTCAAACTACCTCGTGTGGTCTCGATTGGTGAAGACTGCTATTGGAAGGCTAGGGCTGTGGAGCCACATCACTGATGATGGTCCGAAGCCAGTGGCCAACGAAACTGAAGAAG GATCTCTTGATGTCCCTCTTCTTGAAGCTTACAGCTACTGTAAGACTCCCAAACACTTGTGGGAGACCCTCTTAAAGACGTTTGGAAACGTCTCCAACATCATTCGTGTGTTTGAGCTGAAGAGAGCCATTAACTCCATGAAGCAAGATGGAGGAGAGCTTACCAAACACAGGAAAGTTTGGATCATTATG GATGTCATCAAATACATCATGAGATCGCATAACCTACCATTCATGGAGGAAGTATGCGTGCAACTTCAGAAGGAGGAGGGATCTCTTGGCCTGTTTGGAGGCAAGGGTGAGCTCACTATGGCTCATCAAGCTGAAGGAATACAAGCAAACAAGGCTGCATACAGAAGCTCAGGAAGGAAGTATGAAAA CTTAGATGAAAGCTATGTGCCAAGAAGCTATGAAGAAGCAATGCTGATTCAAGAGTGGAGGGATTCAGTCAATGGTGAGGCTGATGCCATGATTAGAAATGATACATGGTATGAGAGTGAGTTGCCTAAGGGGAAGAGAGCTGTGTCATGCAAGTGGATCTTCACCATCAAGTATTTACCTAATGGGAAGATTGATAGGCGTAAGACAAGGTTGGTTGCAACTGATAGTACAATCCTAATG GCTGCATACAGAAGCTCAGGAAGGAACTATGAAAAGTATGAGGGAAGCTGTGAGCATTGCAAGAGGACCGGTCACAAGAAGAGTGAGTGTTGGATCCTACATCCTCACCTCAGGCCACGTGGGTCCAACAGGGATAGGGAAGCAAAGGCTCATCTTTCTGCTGAAGCAAATGGTGCTG GCCACACATTCAAAGATCACCCAGCTCAACATGGGATTCTACATCAGACTAGCTGTCCTTACACTCCACAACAGAATGGAGTTGCTGAAAGGAAGAATAGACACCTCATGGAACTGGCCCGTTCAATGATGTTCCACAAGAGTGTCCCTAAGAGATTTTGGAGTGATGCTGTGATGACTGCTTGCTATCTAATCAACAGGATACCAACCAGAATCCTAGAGGATCAGTCTCCATTTGAG GGATACAAGTGCTTTGATCCCACTGCTAGAAGAGTCTTGGTGTCTAGGGATGTGAAGTTCATGGAAGATAAATGGTATTATGAAGAGAAGAATTGGGAGGAGCTTGAAGAACTTTCTCAACCATCAGATAGAGCTGCTAGTTTGAGAAACATACTAGACGAACTCGATATTGGCGTGTCCCAGGATCAGAGCAGGCGTGAAAAGCCTACTCAAGTGGCCGCTGAAGAACCATCCCACTTTGAACATGAGGGGGGAAGTGAATCTGAAGCTGAAGGGTTAAAAGATCAAGGCTCAGAAGAAGCTGGAGGTCTAGAAGATCAAGGCTCAGATTCTCCT GAAGCTGGAGAAGAAATCCAGATACAAGAGGAAGCTGTTGAGGAACAAGTAGAAGTTCCTTTGAGAAGAATCACACAGGTAAGGAGGGATTCTTACGAGTGGGCAAACACGAGAAACTGGGTAAACACGAGAGTGTTATACAATGCCCAGGCTGCAGAACATCCTTCCCAAGCTGTGTGCTTCTTTGCTGAGTTATCGGAAGAGCACTACTCCTTTATGGAAAGCTTAGATGAAAGCTATGTGCCAAGAAGCTATGAAGAAGCAATGCTGATTCAAGAGTGGAGGGATTCAGTCAATGATGAGGCTGATGCCATGATTAGAAATGATACATGGTATGAGAGTGTAATGGGAAGATTGATAGGCGTAAGACAAGTCTGGTAG